Proteins from one Leptospira wolffii serovar Khorat str. Khorat-H2 genomic window:
- a CDS encoding DJ-1 family glyoxalase III: protein MSKVLIPFANGMEEMEAVILVDVLRRAGIEVVSAGLSQGPVTSSRGVRILPDVLLSEIDPYDFDMILLPGGKTGTQNLKENPILGEILLKFSEEKRWVGAICASPGVLLHHNILNESVRFTAFPGSVPKTPNYTGNRIEISGKILTSIGPGSAFEFALKIVQILAGTDKEKEVRTGLYLPE, encoded by the coding sequence ATGTCTAAGGTTCTAATTCCGTTTGCAAACGGCATGGAGGAAATGGAGGCAGTCATTCTTGTTGACGTATTAAGAAGAGCCGGTATAGAAGTCGTTTCCGCCGGTCTTTCCCAAGGCCCGGTGACATCTTCTCGTGGAGTCCGAATTTTGCCGGATGTTCTTCTTTCCGAAATAGATCCTTATGATTTCGATATGATTCTTCTCCCCGGAGGCAAAACGGGGACTCAAAATTTAAAGGAAAATCCCATACTCGGGGAGATTCTACTTAAATTCTCGGAAGAAAAACGATGGGTAGGTGCGATATGCGCTTCTCCGGGAGTTTTATTACATCATAATATTCTAAACGAATCCGTTCGATTTACTGCGTTTCCCGGAAGCGTTCCCAAGACTCCGAATTATACGGGCAACCGGATCGAAATTTCCGGAAAGATACTGACTAGCATCGGTCCCGGCTCGGCCTTCGAGTTCGCTCTTAAAATCGTACAAATATTAGCCGGCACCGACAAGGAAAAGGAAGTCCGAACGGGACTATATTTACCCGAATGA
- a CDS encoding glycosyltransferase, translated as MAPKISVILPTYNESENLPIAADRISRSLSDYKYEIIVVDDDSPDRTWKIAEDLKESIPQLKVIRRLDSKGLSSAVLTGMGIAEGDVFVVMDSDLQHDEKILPEMIRSFSERDVDLCLGTRYAAGGSTGKWSFIRTAISRFANFLAQRILGLPVSDPMSGYFGIKRSIYSEVKNSINPRGFKILLEFLGRSETKLKIEEIPYTFQNRIHGTTKLDNSVIKSFFLALLDIRFGKWISPTFLLYCLVGATGVIVNLLGFLLGELLGFGQLNTGISFLDPISISVLFGIELSIVSNFILNNYFTFYERRFEKWNALRGLFLFHTVSVWGILLQILSFHYLYYSFSSDWNLVHLPIKFLCDMASILVAMASNYLLNSNVTWSNRI; from the coding sequence ATGGCTCCCAAGATTTCCGTCATTCTTCCTACATATAACGAAAGCGAAAATCTTCCGATCGCGGCGGATCGGATCAGTAGATCCTTGTCCGATTATAAATACGAAATCATCGTGGTGGACGACGACAGCCCGGACCGGACCTGGAAGATCGCAGAGGATCTGAAGGAGAGTATTCCTCAGCTAAAAGTAATTCGCAGATTGGACAGTAAAGGCCTGTCTTCCGCCGTACTCACCGGTATGGGAATCGCTGAGGGTGACGTATTCGTCGTGATGGATTCGGATCTGCAGCACGACGAGAAAATACTTCCGGAGATGATTCGTTCTTTTTCCGAAAGAGATGTGGATCTTTGCCTAGGAACCAGATATGCCGCAGGCGGTTCTACTGGTAAATGGTCCTTTATCCGTACCGCGATCAGTAGGTTCGCCAATTTTTTGGCCCAGAGGATTCTGGGACTCCCCGTTTCGGATCCCATGAGCGGATATTTCGGAATCAAAAGATCCATTTATTCGGAGGTAAAGAATTCCATCAATCCTAGGGGATTCAAAATTCTTCTGGAATTCTTGGGACGTTCCGAAACCAAACTCAAGATCGAGGAAATTCCCTATACTTTCCAAAATAGGATCCACGGCACGACTAAGCTGGACAATTCAGTTATTAAAAGCTTCTTTTTGGCTCTTTTGGATATTCGTTTCGGAAAATGGATCTCACCTACCTTTCTACTTTATTGTCTTGTCGGAGCCACAGGTGTGATCGTAAATTTACTCGGTTTTTTACTCGGAGAACTTTTAGGTTTCGGTCAATTGAATACTGGGATTTCCTTTTTGGATCCAATTTCTATCTCCGTACTGTTCGGAATCGAATTGTCCATAGTATCCAATTTCATTCTGAATAACTACTTCACATTTTACGAGAGAAGATTCGAAAAATGGAATGCACTACGCGGGCTCTTTCTATTTCACACGGTTAGCGTTTGGGGAATCCTTTTGCAGATTTTGAGCTTTCATTATCTGTATTATTCCTTCTCTTCCGACTGGAATTTGGTACATCTTCCCATTAAGTTCCTATGCGATATGGCTTCCATTCTGGTGGCTATGGCCTCCAATTATCTCTTAAATTCGAACGTCACCTGGTCGAATCGGATCTAA
- a CDS encoding glycoside hydrolase family 5 protein, translating into MNHRILRKRLPLLLIVLTCSFLVSTCSPEDPNTGLALGFLGNSPQSSNPASSVQALSFSSNGYTFPLSTNGRYIVDVNQKRFKLKAANWYGASDTRQVVGGLDKQPIGNIIGLIQEWGFNAVRLPFSNKMLHDSTPVPNEYISANPQFFGKTPLEVYDLTVKALTDAGIAVVLNNHTTFSEWCCGYDYNGLWYHTGSSFAYNQTTEMWQNDWIFMVNRYINNPLVVAADLRNEVRTQRKADTYIPDSPNWGSNDVNDWHKAAQELGNKINIAHPDILIVVEGINWWGLVPVIGSGERPHLKPVRDLPIHFRIPNKLVYAAHNYAYIGPNHNGDDSTSGNNIKYKDMDLNTFRNTIHSEWGYVTDSEYYFTAPVWVSEFGSSPTETNPADQEWLKRLVDYLIEKDIDFAIWPLNGNDGWGLVSSDWSRTLKDDWRFAHLGRLISFPGNQGQTVNTNHFTSLSLGSGDDNSSTLNNDWDNGATKGTCPDGYRLNGLSQNQKALCTDINFGLLWNSNRAFNVQAVNETGARYHGTGDWAGGFTKYECPQNYYVSGFSKRWWGTSGILCSSANRSLGNSCRTAWFDRGDSRSSSKGGDFASGSYKGQCADNEYLAGVAQRNGSASALLCCK; encoded by the coding sequence ATGAACCATCGTATACTTAGGAAGAGGCTTCCCCTTCTTCTTATTGTTTTAACCTGCTCCTTCTTAGTTTCCACCTGTTCCCCCGAGGATCCGAACACGGGACTCGCTCTGGGTTTCTTAGGAAATTCGCCTCAATCCTCTAACCCTGCTTCTTCCGTCCAAGCGCTTTCGTTTAGTTCGAACGGTTATACTTTTCCTTTGAGCACAAACGGAAGATATATCGTGGACGTAAACCAGAAGAGATTCAAATTGAAGGCCGCTAACTGGTATGGAGCAAGCGACACTCGCCAAGTAGTCGGAGGTTTGGATAAACAACCTATCGGAAATATAATTGGGCTTATACAAGAATGGGGCTTCAATGCGGTCCGGCTCCCTTTCTCCAACAAGATGCTTCACGATTCCACTCCCGTACCGAACGAATACATCTCGGCAAACCCTCAATTCTTCGGAAAAACTCCTTTGGAAGTTTACGATCTGACTGTAAAAGCCCTGACCGACGCCGGAATCGCGGTCGTTCTGAACAACCACACCACTTTTTCGGAATGGTGCTGCGGATACGATTATAACGGCCTCTGGTATCATACCGGCTCGAGCTTCGCCTATAATCAAACCACCGAAATGTGGCAGAACGATTGGATCTTTATGGTCAACCGATATATTAATAATCCTTTAGTGGTTGCGGCCGATCTTAGGAACGAGGTCCGTACACAAAGAAAGGCGGACACTTATATCCCTGACAGTCCGAACTGGGGGTCAAACGATGTGAACGATTGGCACAAGGCCGCGCAAGAATTAGGAAATAAGATCAATATCGCTCATCCGGATATCCTAATCGTAGTGGAAGGAATCAACTGGTGGGGACTCGTTCCGGTTATCGGTTCCGGAGAGCGACCTCATTTGAAGCCGGTTAGAGATCTACCCATCCACTTTCGCATTCCGAACAAACTTGTATATGCGGCTCATAATTACGCATATATAGGTCCGAATCATAATGGGGATGATTCCACCTCGGGAAACAATATCAAATATAAGGATATGGACCTGAATACTTTTCGCAATACGATCCATTCCGAATGGGGCTATGTTACGGATTCCGAATACTATTTCACCGCACCCGTTTGGGTAAGTGAATTCGGGTCCTCTCCGACCGAAACGAATCCAGCGGATCAGGAATGGCTGAAGCGTCTCGTGGATTACCTTATAGAGAAGGATATAGACTTCGCAATTTGGCCTTTAAACGGCAATGACGGATGGGGACTTGTATCCAGCGATTGGTCTAGGACCCTAAAGGACGATTGGAGATTCGCGCATCTAGGACGTTTGATTTCCTTTCCCGGCAACCAGGGACAAACCGTGAATACGAATCATTTCACTAGTCTTTCTTTGGGAAGCGGCGACGATAATTCCTCCACTCTAAATAACGACTGGGACAATGGAGCAACCAAAGGAACGTGCCCGGACGGATATAGACTGAACGGTCTCAGCCAAAACCAGAAGGCTCTTTGCACAGATATCAATTTCGGACTCCTCTGGAATTCCAATCGAGCGTTTAATGTGCAGGCTGTAAACGAAACAGGGGCACGCTATCACGGAACCGGGGATTGGGCAGGAGGATTTACTAAATACGAATGTCCTCAAAACTACTATGTGTCCGGATTCTCTAAGCGTTGGTGGGGAACGAGCGGAATTCTATGTTCTTCCGCAAACCGAAGTCTAGGAAATTCCTGCCGCACAGCCTGGTTCGATCGAGGAGATAGTCGTTCTTCCTCAAAAGGTGGAGACTTCGCCTCCGGATCCTATAAAGGACAATGCGCGGATAACGAATATCTTGCCGGAGTTGCACAAAGAAACGGCAGCGCAAGCGCCCTACTCTGCTGCAAATAA
- a CDS encoding SIR2 family NAD-dependent protein deacylase, with translation MILPLGSVIRERLKSSKRILALTGAGISAESGVPTFRGKDGLWKNFRAEELATPEAFRKNPKLVWEWYLWRMELISQKEPNPAHKVLAELEEKFPGFRLVTQNVDGLHRKAGSKRLLEIHGNIFRNRCISCNHQSETILPMGEVPPLCDHCGGSLRPGVLWFGESYDEDLLNESVKYAESAEVTLVIGSSGMVGIPVELARIARENGSLVIEINTEESGYSRHADLFLQGKAGEILPALASYFP, from the coding sequence ATGATTCTGCCCTTAGGATCGGTTATTCGGGAGCGGCTTAAATCTTCTAAAAGAATATTGGCACTCACGGGAGCGGGGATTTCTGCGGAAAGCGGAGTTCCCACATTCCGAGGCAAAGACGGGTTATGGAAGAATTTTCGTGCGGAAGAACTAGCAACCCCGGAAGCTTTCCGGAAAAATCCTAAGCTAGTTTGGGAATGGTATCTTTGGAGAATGGAACTGATCTCTCAAAAAGAACCGAACCCGGCGCATAAGGTTCTTGCCGAATTGGAGGAGAAATTTCCCGGATTCCGACTGGTAACTCAGAATGTGGACGGACTGCACCGCAAAGCGGGTTCGAAACGTTTACTTGAAATCCACGGTAATATTTTCCGTAACCGTTGTATTTCCTGTAACCATCAAAGCGAAACGATTCTACCTATGGGAGAGGTTCCTCCCTTATGCGATCATTGCGGGGGTAGTCTTCGTCCTGGAGTGCTTTGGTTCGGAGAAAGTTATGATGAGGATCTCTTAAACGAATCCGTAAAATACGCAGAATCTGCCGAAGTGACTCTAGTCATAGGCTCTTCCGGTATGGTGGGGATTCCGGTGGAACTGGCCAGGATCGCAAGAGAAAACGGATCCTTAGTTATCGAAATCAATACGGAAGAAAGTGGATACAGCAGACACGCTGATCTATTTCTACAGGGGAAAGCGGGTGAGATTCTGCCCGCCTTGGCCTCTTACTTCCCTTGA